ccgacccgtccgtggggccccccgggtggctccacccgtgacggtgcccccgctgtcggaggcgggggactcctgaaagcccatacggggcgagcccttgatggctcctctgTATGTGGTGagtagggggctggaggcccgtgccccGGATGTAACATCCCCGGGGCCTGTGCCATAGGCCGACCCCCCtggagtaccgggggcacccgtaccggtcacgtttcggcggggtgggagatacgccggtcggtccagccgtcacggggcGTGGGATAAACCAAATAATGAATCCTACAAAAAATGTAAGCGATGGAAAGAGCGATGTGCCCTCCGGCACTCGTTCAGGAGAAGGGATGGGGAGGACAAAATCTTTGTCCTCTCCACATATAAGCGCCGACCTCGAGGACGTCTCACCCGCTGAGGGGAGAGACGCCTCGGCTTACAGGAAGGGGCCGAGCGCAGGAACCGGGGGACTCGAGCTCTTCAGCTCGAGCGACCCCCTGGTTTCTCTGCACGACATAGGCCGAGACCCAAAGGTCGGAAAGGCCTTGCCCACCCTTGGGGATTTCCTCCCCACTAAGGTGGACAAACCCGCCGGTGCCGCGAGTACGAGGCCTGGCCCTGCCTCGAGCAAAGTGCCAAAGCCCCAGAAGAGTAGGCCAGGCACGAGCTCGTCGGCCAAAGGAGATACACCTGAACCTTCTGGTTCGGAGCACGAGAGGGACGTCTCCCTGCCGCCCCCTCCCGAGCACCGCCCCAACAGCGACCGGGGCCGAAATGGATGTCGATTCGGATGCGGGGTCCATAGGGCTAGGGAAAAAGAGGGCAGCTACCTTTTACCTGTCCTCTTCTTCTGAAGACAACAAAGGCCCAACCAAAAAGGGACGCGGGAGGCCGGCCAAAGACCCCTCCCACGAAGGGCAATTCACTGCTGAGGCCCTTAAGAGAAAGGCCGAGGCAGAGAAGGCCAAACAAGTTAGGAGGGATCACAGGGCTATCCTCAATCCAGACGTGAGGACCACCTCTGAGCGCGCTACGAGGGCGCAGAACGAAGCCCTCGAGCGAGCTGAGGAGCTGGAAGCACAGCCCCTGGCGGCTATCATGTCCAATGGCTTGGGCATAATAGCCAAGTCCGTGGAGCGGTCCGGTAACCTTCAAGGCACCGTCAGGAGGGACCTTTGGGCCGCGTACACGGAACTAACGGCTGGCCTGACCGCCATCGTGGCCCGGCAGGGCGAAAGCGACGAGGCCCGGCTTCGTAGGGAAGAGAGCGCGGCATTATCCAAAGCCAGGGCCAAATGGGCCAAAGAAAGGGCAAAACTGGAGGCTAAGCTCGGCCTATTGAGAGCCCGGGTCGAGCGGCTCCAGAGCCCTTTCCCAGCCCAAACCGGGGAAACCACAGATGTGGAGGTCCAGACGGACCTCGACGAGGAGATCTCATGGACCCTGGAGGGGCCACCCTCCCACATGACAGGCCCAACTGTGGACCTGGGCATGCGAGTGGAGGGGCCCCCCGCCTCGGAGCCCCCTCAATCGATGAGCGGTGCGACCATGCGACCCAAAACAGGGCCGATGGTCGTCTCCGTGGAGACTTTAAAAGAGCCCCTGGTCATAACGGCCAGGGACTTTAAAAAGCCCTACTACCGTCCGCCGCTGCAGGGGATCAGCAAACAGCTGAACCCCCTGTCAAAAGCGGCTGACCGGGTAGCGGCCCCCGCTTCCCGCTCCTCCTTCCTTGcacttcccccccccctccagtTCCCTGGAGACAACGGGATGGGCCAAGGTCGGGGAGGGCGGGAGAAAGGAGAAGAAGAGGGCAAAAGCCCTGACCGAGGACGGCCTCAAGGAGGCTCTTTCcagagtcctcccggccgtccttgCCGAGATGGGGCTCCTCCCCGCCCCTAGGGTGGCAGAGAGGCCCAGGGCGCCCCCGACTGCGGGCAAGACTGCCAGGCAGTCCGGGGTCGCCCCCCAGAAGGGAGCGGGCAACGCGGTAGCAACGGCCGCGAGGCCCGCTCCGACGCAGAAGGAGGCCACCCCGTCCATACTAGagttatggacggaggtggtaTCCAAAAAGTCGAAGAGGAAGGCCGCCAAAGCCGTCGAGGAGGCGGCAAAGACGGCACCAACGACGAAGAGGCCGGCTAGAATCCTCCCAGTCGCGTCCCAAAAAACCCCCCCCAACAATCTTCTTCctcgaagaagaggaagaaaagggGCGGGCGTGGAGGAGGTCAGGGGGGACCAGGGGTACAAACCCAGGGCGGTGCTGGCTCCCCGGGTCCGGCCAGGTCCACCAAAATAAGGCCGCCGACAACGGCGGCTGTTACGGTGACCTGCGCGGACCCAGCagcatacgcgcaggtcctcaggACCGCGAGGGAGAGGGTggatctctcctccctcgggattgaggacctgcgcccccgcAGGGCTGTAACTGGCGCCCTAATTCTCGAAGTCAGGGGTGCCGACAACAGTGccaaggccgacgccctggccgagggGATTAGGGCAGCCCTCGGAGAAACCGACGAGATCAAGGTAGCccgaccgtgcaagacggtcgagctacgcaTAAAcggcctggacgactcggtcacctcgagtgaggtggccgagaccttgggagccataggaggatgctccccccacgacgtcaaggtgggggagatccgaatggctcccaacgggctaggCACTTGCTGGGTGCGAATCCCAGCTAAGGCTGGCAAGGCAGCTTTGGCCGCCCCCCGcgtcagggtgggctggtcgagctgccgagtggCGCTGCTTCCCCCCCGGGGGctgcagtgccacaagtgcctggcccaaggccacgtccaggccaaatgcAGCAGTCGGATCGACAGAACCGGCTGCTGCTATAGGTGTTACTTCCCCCCTAGACTCAAtgggggggagtacgaggcggccctaGATGTCATGGAGAGCGAGATTATAgctcgctctcctaggccggtTGTCGTGGGGGGGGACCTCAACGCCCACGccgtggcttggggctcccctcgcacagaccttaggggccgcctcgccctggagtttgcggcggggttcggcctggtcctgttgaacaggggccgggtcagcaccttcgtgggggcaaggggggagtccatcgttgacgtgacgtgggcttcccccaacgcccttaaCAGGGTGAAGGGATGGAGAGTGGAGACGGGCTCCCTGGGGGAATTGTCTGACCACAGACTGatctccatggagctcgtcTCCCCCCCCGCGGAGGTGCGCGAGTTACGCCGCCGCGAACGtgatggacgtcgatgggtccTGAGTAAGCTCGACccagaagccctcgaggtcagcctcctggcatctacctggccgggaggagaggctgacctcggagctgaggaggaggcggagcgcttaTGTGAGATaatgtcgcgcgcatgcgacgcctccatgccccgcagccgaccaatggcgcgccgcgccgcctattggtggtccgcggagctcgcggAACTCAGGCGAGCCACCGTGGCCGctaggcgggcgcacacgcgcgccaggcggcggggcatggaggaagcgttGATCAATGccgcggcggtcctcagggatgccagaaaggccctgaggatcGCCGTGGCTCGGGCTAAGGCCGCGACCTGGGAGGAAatgatctccgagctggatcgcgacccgtgGGGCAGGCCTTATCGTATTgtgatgaaaaggcttcgcccatgggcgcctccagtctcggagacgctggacccccagttgcTCCAAAGTgtggtgaacacactgttccccacccgggggagggacatcccgAAAAaatccggccctcccccaggatggtcggaggaactggaagtgtccaggcacgaaatggtcgcggccttcgcccgtaTCAGAGGCAAgaaggcgaaggcgcccgggccggatggcATTCACGCCAagatctgggcccgggcgtcgcCCATCGTAGGGGAGGTACTTCGTGCCAtatacacgaagtgcctccgagaaggtaccttccccaggaggtggaagagggcccggcttgtcctccttaaaaaggagggcaggCCCGCGGAGAGttcctccgcgtacaggcccctctgtatgctggatgatgcgggcaagatttttgagcgaataatcgctaaccgcattaTCCGGCATATGGCTCGGAATGGTCCTGAGCTGTCCCccgaacaatacgggttccgagaggcgcgatcgacaattgacgcAATACGTCAAGTCCGGTCCCTCTCGGAGTCCCtgacgggggacgggatggtggcgttggcgatatccttggatatcgccaacgcatTCAATAGTCTCCCatggggcgaggtggtggcggcgctgagtGAGCATTTTtgcttgccgccctacctcgtcgccatcgttcgggactatttccgagagagggagctggagttccgcgataaagacggactccagcagcggagggacgtgtcctgtggcgttccgcaggggtccgtgttgggccccctgctatggaacgccgcgtatgacaaagtgctccgcacggccctcccaCCCCGCTGCTATGTCATAggctacgccgacgacacgttcatagtagcggggggacctcctggggaagagcagtcgcgagtggcgactgggctgtggcctgtgtcgtcggtgccattaaaggcctgggcctgagggtggccccggagaagacagaggccatcttctttcatgatggctcctccggggtaccgccccaggccttcgtcctggtggacaacacccgtgttcaggtaggtgcaaccctgaagtatcttgggttgcacctggacggtcgctgggccttcgctggtcactttgaccagctggaccagcggttgggcaggagggtGGATGCCCTCAacgggttgatgcccaacctccggggtccgagggtaggtgctagacgcgcgtatgccctcgcggtcatgtccggggctctgtatggagccagggcaaaagccatccgcctcgagggggtagttacccccagggccgctgcgttgctacgggagagggcccgtcggcgggtgatgagggcaTGGAAGAGGagcctcatcgacaacccgccggcggccggatctcggatcttggaggccgtcctaccacacctggacgagtgggtgggccgcccgtttggcggcctgtcctacaggacgacacaggtgctcatcgggcatggctgcttcggtgagtacctgtgcaggataaggaaggaaccgacgacacggtgccatcactgtggcgccgcccgggactcagCACACgttggaagagtgtccagcgtgggaagggctgcgcggagtcctgagggccgaagtgggagatgacctctccctgccggccatcattggtcagatggtcggcagggagagtgcctggaaagcggtctcctccttctgcgagcaagtaatgctgcagaaggaggaggccgagaaggtgagagagaggcggccgggggGACGAATGCCTCCTGGCAGCGCCAACAGTGGCAGGGGCGGCAGGGACGAGAgccatgacccaacttggctcccgccccggccgcccAGGCGAAGAAGaactgccccccgtcctccgggccctagtggccctgctgtacggaggcggaggggcagaagagccgtggcggtcgcccccacCCTCCCCACCAtcgtggaggagagggacgatggCGACCGCCGCGGAAATGTcgaaagggagcgaccctcctcccctgcggctgccggcccggctttcggaacgcgcagccgcgggaggagggccccccgTGCTGCCATTGAGCCCGGCGAGGCGGATCTgacctaacggtccgggggggcgATCGCGCGTCACAACGTGCCATCGCTCCCCCGcaagcgcctcgccggggtgaggGGGGAGAGAGGAGGCAATCCTCCCCCCCTCACGTGGGTGAAAACGCCCGCCGCGCCTGACAGGTCAGGGGCGAAGGGGCCCGGGAtgtccggccggggggccggactcccgggctttaccctcCCGTAAACATtccaaggggaagaggcgggggagggctggtgtccctctcccccgacctgagacCGGCTTGgtctcacggccctgccgggggaaCCCTCATCAGGGTGCctccggcgtgctgagtcggcctcgacCGACTCGGTccgggggggctccggaagtatgctgcacgcgttcctggagcccccccagtcaaggaccagggcaggacacccggagaggttttagtgggtatgtccccgtcgaCACGTTAGTCGGcagggaagagccccacataaccaccaggcctcccccggggcctggggtatgcggtaacgcatttcctctctgtaaacaaaaaaaaaaaaaggcgtTTAGTGTCAATAGGCGCAatcaactcagtaaattattagttaataattacagagtaataagtattatttttaatagaaattgaagagtgaagaaaaataaaagtgacaatacgttcaaataagatgtattctgctgaatgcgcaaatattttgggaACAGCAGTAGCAAGAGCAATTAAAAAGAGACGATtagtgattacaactgctataatgttggaattgcaaaaaacacaagagaaacggcattacaaaaagaaacagTATTGGGTAGCTCCATATTTAAAAGACCGTCAAGATCATAGCTTTTTTTACGTATCCGTTCCTAAACTGGTATTTGAAGATTCCATACTGCTCACGATTGTGTCAACTTGTCGCTGAAGTTCAACCAAGTTGAACTTCTGACGATTTGTCGACGGATTCCAACGGATTCGGCACAAGTATGTGTAGAAGGGGAAAATCGAGGTAGAAGGGGaaagtcgccagcgatttatcgctgcatgaattcgcGCCTTTATGGGCAGTTTCGTGTGCTCTGTTCTTTTCGCTTTCGAGATCGGAGTCAATTGACGCCCAGTGCCTGGTGAACTGCGCCAAGGGGTAATCAGAATGATTACGCTAATCATAACCGAATACAATTTTAGATGGGGTGGTTTCGATTCCCGcgtgaaatatgttgttaacgAGGTATTGGAGGACCGGCAGTTTGTCGCTCCATTGGTTGGGTTcatctaacaaggaaacacagggaagtgttcgcctcagattaaaacgagtttttaatatgttgtagtacagataaaaataagggacacgtatttttttatacgtgcccatacgcactttaagggggtgaaacacccttttgaagaaaatcggtttttttctttcgaagcgtatgccgtcgaaactataagagatagaaaaaaatgttttaaataaaagttgaatggcttgaagagtaatttataacagcggaaataaaattaaaaaaaaattttttttaatacttttccccaccagttacctattttttttcaaaatttttattttttttataagcaaaatgaagcttattttattacgaattcaacggtatatgataaagttacgatacaacattcccattttccaaaaataattttttctctctatacgcacggtacgcgcacccgtccgcgcgttcgtgcgctacggaagtgactccctccgatttcgacgtgcttttaatatgttgtacagattaaaataagggacacgtattttttacacgtgtcctaatacacttttaagggtgaaacacccctttgaagaaaatcgggttttttctttcgaagcgtgtatcgtcgaaactataagagataaagaaaaatattttcaatgaaagttgaatgcatgtttgtcgcataagatgacaaaaacatttcgaggacagtctgtgtctaatatgaaaacgcagacattgagaaaaacatttactacaaaataaaacgacactacactaaagaataacaacaattacggtgttgtaagacattaatttcttgtttagaaaataatatgtaattaatataagttaaacatttatttactggtctacatgattcgactagaatagtcgttttcttcaacattttacagataaggagacttggattacaaaaaattattactcacacattccatatctttactatctaacgccagctcatcaaatAACAataagagaactaacataaaactaattaaaaaattagttaaaaatttcatcttttatactgtatttatacaattcaattaaagtgtttattaaattccattagtgtaaaaatatgcataaccacgctactggtgcatgcactttgggtcatttccttacatacgtaattcttgaatctatacatgtcaatactgccgagacgtaaacattctatttcaagataggaatTATAGAGCGCTAACGCGGGCGCTCTGGTGAGTTCGTCCTTTAAGGACTCGAACGACTCAATGCACGAACTGTCGAGTTTGAGCGCAACGTTCTTCTTGAGAAGGTCATACAGTGGTCTTGCTTTTAACGAGAAGTCCTGTATGAATTTTCGAAAATAACTGACTAATCCCAGAAACCGTTGCAATTCGTGCACGTTTCCCGGTATTTTGAACAAACGTATCGCATCTGTGTGTCTTGGACTCAGAGTGATTCCGTCTTGCGAGACGATGTACCCTAggaattctatattttttttcaaaaactgacACTTTCTTAAATTCAATTCAAACGTTATGTTTTCAATctgatcattatctctttaaGGATTTTCAGATTTTCCCTCACCGATTCGGTGGCGACAAGGATATTGTCCATATAGACGACAATTCTACCCCCCCCCGAACGAGCGGGTCGAGAATCTATAGGATTCTCCTCTGAAATTCGGCCGAGGTTTCCGAGTACCCAAACGGCAGATAGTTATATTCGAATTGCCCATCTGGCGTTGCAAAAGCGAAATACTGTGTATGGTCAGTGTGAACTCTGATTTGGTGAAAGCCGTCTTTCAGGTCTAGTAAGGTGAATACTGTTTTGCCGCATAAACGCGATAAACAATCCTCTATGAGGGGAAAGGGGTATTTCTGTTTCGCAGCTCGGCTATTTAGTCGTCTCAGGTCGACACACAGCCTGAATTTCCCGGTTTTTCTTTTGACCGGAATCACTCTCGCGCAATAAGACGACCTGCTCTGTTTCATTATACCTCACGCCAATAAATCGTCTATTATCTTTCTAATTTCCAGCCGCTCGACGTGCGCAAAGCGGAGCGGCGCGTACGCGTACACCAAATTATCTTTAAGGGAAACTTTTACGCAGTAGTCGTCAACTATCGGCTTGACTGTGGTATTTTCGACATCGACGATTATTTGGATCAATTGTTGTTTCGCCTCGGCATCGTAATCTATTTCAACGTTGTGGATCGCTTGCTCGTTGGTCTCTGACACGGCTTCGCATTCCATTGGCTCGAACAAATTTACCGAATTCGCAATCTTCGACAACATATAACTTTACAGCGAATTTCCTGTCTCCGAGCTTCTGCAGCTTTAGATTAACTGGGGCTACCCCCAGCACCCTGAGGATTTCGttcaatatactttttaattttttggtcGGGGACAGCAAACTCGTCTGATACGGTTCGACGTACTCTTTGTACTTagagtattttataattgacaCCGGGCTCCCGGTATCGATTAATGCCTCGATATTACAAGTTTGGTCGCAAAGGTTACTCAACTTTACGCATGCTGCTGACAGTTTCAGTTGCGCTTCCTCCCCGATCACTGCCGCTATTACTGCTTCTTCCTCTTCGTCATCTGTTGGCTGCtccacggcggcggcggccacCGCGGTAGCCTTCGGTCGGCTGGGCTGGACTCAGCTCTTCGCCTTGAGCACCAGGCAGTCGAATAGACGGTGATCTTGCTTCTTGCAGTAGAAGCAAGATCACGGCAGCTTCCGGCATTCCTTGTGGGTGTGCCTTTTCTTGGAGCAATTGCGGCATGCATTATTCTTGGGTTTTTGCGtgcctccggctgcgggcggaCGTCTCTCCGGCTCCATTGCATCCTCCGCGACGCacctcatttttttttagaaattgcgCCATGCAGTCGGCCAGCGTAAGGGCGTACGCCCTCACAGCGCTGTGCGTAATACCCCCTAGTAGGAGGTGGATTTTTTCCTTCACTGAGAGCTCCAGACGGCTCATCATCGCCATTTTGACTATGGTATACTCGTCGAATGACTCTCTCGAGTGATTCCACTTCCTTGCCTCCACCTTGCGCAACGCACAGTAGGTGAGGTCGTCTGGCTCAAACATGGTTGAGAGCTCCTATTTGGGGACACTCCACGACTCTATGCCTTCCCCGTCGAGGAAGTCGTACCACTGCTTGCCCAATTTTACTAGTTTACTCGACGCGGCCAGCAGGGTCATACCGTCGGTGGCTGCGTGGATCTCGGTGACTCGATCCATGCGCCGGATCCAGACGGTCACGTTGTCTTCTTTCGATCTCGCGAACTCCGGGATCTGCGTGGCCAGCCACTGAGGCGGGTTGGTCATTGGCAGTTTATCTGTCCTTCCTGTATTGGAGCGGCGCGGGCTATCGGTCGAGGAGCTCGTTGACGCTCCTTCCCGGTCGTTTGCCGGGGGGCGATTCTCCGTGACCGGCTCGATTGCCCTACGCGTAGCTTCCACGCTTCGCTGCAGGCGGGTCGTAACGTCCGCCATAAACTGCTGTTGTTGGCGCAGCATTTGTTGTTGGCGCAGCATTTGTTTTTGGCGCAGCATCTTGTTGCGTCTGCCTCATTTGCGCCATGAGTTGCAAAAGCCCGTCCAAGGACAGTCGCTCCGTGGCGGCCGACTCTCCCGGATTCTCGGCCCTGTCGCCTGCCCCGACACTCGGAGGAGGCAGGCGGTTCCTTTCTCTGTACGAGAGGATTGCTTCAATTAAGGCCGCACGATCCGGAGTGAACGGCAGTCCGCAGGCTATCGCCTCTTTTTGCAGCGTTTCTAGCGCCGCATTTTCTAGCTCCTCGCAATCCATTCTTATTCTCTTGCGGTGGACTCCGCCGCTCTTCCTCCGACTCGGGATCGCGCGCACACCCGCACTCTCGATTCTCCGGCTCGACGTATTCCGGCTTCACGCGTCGCGCCACGCCCGATATCACGCGGCCGGCGCGTGTCGACACGACGAAATTCGCGCGC
This genomic window from Solenopsis invicta isolate M01_SB chromosome 13, UNIL_Sinv_3.0, whole genome shotgun sequence contains:
- the LOC120359358 gene encoding LOW QUALITY PROTEIN: uncharacterized protein LOC120359358 (The sequence of the model RefSeq protein was modified relative to this genomic sequence to represent the inferred CDS: inserted 2 bases in 1 codon), giving the protein MGRTKSLSSPHISADLEDVSPAEGRDASAYRKGPSAGTGGLELFSSSDPLVSLHDIGRDPKVGKALPTLGDFLPTKVDKPAGAASTRPGPASSKVPKPQKSRPGTSSSAKGDTPEPSGLGKKRAATFYLSSSSEDNKGPTKKGRGRPAKDPSHEGQFTAEALKRKAEAEKAKQVRRDHRAILNPDVRTTSERATRAQNEALERAEELEAQPLAAIMSNGLGIIAKSVERSGNLQGTVRRDLWAAYTELTAGLTAIVARQGESDEARLRREESAALSKARAKWAKERAKLEAKLGLLRARVERLQSPFPAQTGETTDVEVQTDLDEEISWTLEGPPSHMTGPTVDLGMRVEGPPASEPPQSMSGATMRPKTGPMVVSVETLKEPLVITARDFKKPYYRPPLQGISKQLNPLSKAADRVGEGGRKEKKRAKALTEDGLKEALSRVLPAVLAEMGLLPAPRVAERPRAPPTAGKTARQSGVAPQKGAGNAVATAARPAPTQKEATPSILELWTEVVSKKSKRKAAKAVEEAAKTAPTTKRPKRKKRGGRGGGQGGPGVQTQGGAGSPGPARSTKIRPPTTAAVTVTCADPAAYAQVLRTARERVDLSSLGIEDLRPRRAVTGALILEVRGADNSAKADALAEGIRAALGETDEIKDEWVGRPFGGLSYRTTQVLIGHGCFGEYLCRIRKEPTTRCHHCGAARDSXHTLEECPAWEGLRGVLRAEVGDDLSLPAIIGQMVGRESAWKAVSSFCEQVMLQKEEAEKVRERRPGGRMPPGSANSGRGGRDESHDPTWLPPRPPRRRRTAPRPPG